The genomic window CAGAATATTAGCTGCACCAGAGTTTCAGCTTCTATTCTAGGGTTTTGTAGCTTGAGTGACTTTTAAGGCGCTGTGGGCGTGGCGATGGTGTTCTTAAAGTTACGCGGGCCGTTGTAACCGGAGAGATCGGCTAGTTTCTCTAGGGATTGTACGCCTTGATAAAATTTGCCGTTAACTTCCCAAGTTGGGTAGCCTTGAACTTTCGCGTCTATACACATTTGAGCGCGAGAATTGCGGCCCTCGGGGTCACATTCAACATAGTCCGCTAGTGCGAATGCTTCTTTGCCAAACAGTTGCTTTTGATCGTGGCAGTGTGGACACCAAAAAGCCCCGTATTCCTTGGCACCAACTTGGGTGAGATGACGTGCTAAAGCAATTTCTGCTTCACCAGAGGTGGTTGTAACAGGCGGGCCAACTTGTCCGGAACCTGAGGAATTAACAGCAGAGTCCGTTGCCACAGGTGAGTTGGCGTTCGCATATATTCCCAATGCCCCAATCAGCGTCACCATCCCAACAATGATGCCGGTGAAAACGATTTGACCAATATCTTCCCATTCCCGGCCTATTAGGGTCAGCACAAATATTGCGAGTGAAAATAAGGCTGAGGCGAGGCAATAGAAACAGAATTCTTTAATGACAAAAATCAGCAGATACATTAAATAGCCGCTGAAAATCACCAGTGCAATGCCACCGGCAAATAACAATGGCCAAGTTAGGTTTTCCAGTTTGGAGCGTAGTTCCTTCTGATTGGCCGGATTAACTGCCAAAGGAGCCGCCGCCATTACCGCCATAGCGGTGTAGGCCAAAAAACCTAACAGTGTCAAAGGTATGCCGAAAACTTGAGCGTAAGGACTGTTGAGTACCTGGTTACAGCCGCTTGTAGGGCAGACGGCACCAACATTGCCGGTCAATTTGACAACTGTGAGAAAGGCTGTTTCTAAAGCACCGGCAGCTGCTATCGCCGCGATCAGGACACGCGACCAGCGATGAATCCAAGGAGTAGAACGTCGGCGAATCATGTCAACTTTAGAGTTTAGATTTAGATTTTAGATTTTAGTGTGTCGTTTGTCGTTTGTGTTTTATCGCCTCCTGGGCGCTAATGAACGGTAAAAGACGAAACGGGTTTGGGGGCCGGCTTTTCCGAGACGCTGCGGCGCGTGGCTTCCACAAATTGGCTGACCCGAATCGGATCGATGGGTTGTTCGATGCGTCCATGTCGTTTCAGGGAACTAGAGACAATGACGCCGTCTGCTGCTTGCATCAGGGTGGGGATATTTTCCCAATTGGCCCCACTACCAATGAAAACCGGCGTGCCCTTCGCGGCTGCTGTGGCCAGTTCTAGGTCTTCTAAATTGGGAGGACTGCCGGTTGCCCAACCGGAGAGAATCACGCCATCGGCTAAACCCCGTTCTATTGTCTCTTGTACGGCTGTGGTGAGATTGGGAGAACCCAAAGGCCGAGCGTGCTTGACCAGTAC from Microcoleus sp. FACHB-672 includes these protein-coding regions:
- a CDS encoding vitamin K epoxide reductase family protein yields the protein MIRRRSTPWIHRWSRVLIAAIAAAGALETAFLTVVKLTGNVGAVCPTSGCNQVLNSPYAQVFGIPLTLLGFLAYTAMAVMAAAPLAVNPANQKELRSKLENLTWPLLFAGGIALVIFSGYLMYLLIFVIKEFCFYCLASALFSLAIFVLTLIGREWEDIGQIVFTGIIVGMVTLIGALGIYANANSPVATDSAVNSSGSGQVGPPVTTTSGEAEIALARHLTQVGAKEYGAFWCPHCHDQKQLFGKEAFALADYVECDPEGRNSRAQMCIDAKVQGYPTWEVNGKFYQGVQSLEKLADLSGYNGPRNFKNTIATPTAP